From the Bombus affinis isolate iyBomAffi1 chromosome 4, iyBomAffi1.2, whole genome shotgun sequence genome, the window tttaataaaataattagttACTTAAttgatgtaatataattttatatctttatagtgaGCAGCCTAGTAACAATAAAAGAGAAAGCTATATAGATTGGGAGGATTATTTTATGGCTTTGGCCTTTTTAAGTGCGAAACGTAGCAAAGATCCTCGTACTCAAGTTGGTGCATGTATAATAAATGAAGAGAAGCAAATTCTAGGTATTGGATATAATGGAATGCCCAATGGTTGTAGTGATGATGTTTTTCCTTGGACCAAAGAGTCTGCCGATCCATTGGAAACAAAGTCTTTATACGGTGAGCTAATAACATCTCATTAATTGTCACGATGatcatatttctattatataatataatgtaatattacattgtaataatgataataatgaaTTTGCAGTATGCCATGCAGAAATTAATGCTATTTTAAATACGGGTtataaaaacattaaaaattgtACCATATACGTTTCTCTATTTCCATGTAATGAATGTGCTAAAGTAATAATACAGTCTGGAATAAGAACAGTTAAATATGTGTCAGATAAATAtgcaaagaagaagaaaattcaaGCTGCAAAAAGAATGTTTGATGCCGCAGGCATTACATATAGGTATTTGAATTATGCAAATTgcatatatttattcttattaaatTTGTATAAGTGTCAGATTATGGCAAGAAACCATAAGATTTGTATTACTTGACATGATTTATTtccttaaaattattaattaaaattcaaatttctagTATTTAATACATGCGTTTCAATGTGTGCAGAATGTACGTCTAAACTGTATTAACATTAattcatttataatattaaactattaTTGTAGTATTATTTAATAACATTATAAATCTTTTTCTAGCAAATATATTCCTAAGCACAAAAAGTTAATTATTGATTTTGATGAGGTCGACTCTACTGAAGATAAggaaataaatattgaaaatggAAATAGTTGAACAAAAATAATGTAAGTGACAAAGATgacaatgtctgtaatgaaaagCTTTCCAGTGTATATATTCatgatttatttcattttttagtgACATTTTGCAGGTTTAAAtctgtaattaatattaattctttAACATAAACATGAATTACAGTTTTACTGTAAAAAGACTCGTT encodes:
- the LOC126915854 gene encoding deoxycytidylate deaminase; the protein is MTSNNNNEIIEKINSESEQPSNNKRESYIDWEDYFMALAFLSAKRSKDPRTQVGACIINEEKQILGIGYNGMPNGCSDDVFPWTKESADPLETKSLYVCHAEINAILNTGYKNIKNCTIYVSLFPCNECAKVIIQSGIRTVKYVSDKYAKKKKIQAAKRMFDAAGITYSKYIPKHKKLIIDFDEVDSTEDKEINIENGNS